One Defluviimonas sp. SAOS-178_SWC DNA window includes the following coding sequences:
- a CDS encoding phosphoenolpyruvate carboxylase, with amino-acid sequence MTHVRIPQGVQPGSDADYAETLRAALGGLWRNVIERRAPQVAALIDRNATDLPPPEDAGPFLQAASIWFQLCRIIEENAEVRDRRMTEARDGADAVDGSFAMALSAIDPGMSAGTFEGMTGRLSVGPTLTAHPTEAKRVTVLEIHRRIYRLLVELETQRWTPREREDLLSDIESEIDLLWMTGELRLERPSLTDEIEWGLQFFRDSIFDAVPQLFDRFIAATRTRFGDAIEVTPCIKFHSWIGGDRDGNPNVTAEVTRAALDRARAAILDHYVERLGAAAAKISVTSRIVTIPPTTAEAIRAIVAATGRAADYQARNPGELFRQALSVIAERLGATANRQRTGYPTPGHFVADLRSLDDALVDIGAGRIAERFLRPIRWQATVFGFRTATLDVRQNSTVTTTALAEIWSLSAAPPAYGSKEWSSRLRREIGLPDLTYVNRDRLSDATRELLSLLTLMREARLSDDPDAIGPFILSMTRSCDDILGVYLLARYAGFGAETLDLRVVPLFETIDDLRNAPRIFDELLAVPLAYRSLRSRDGTIEVMLGYSDSNKDGGFVCSTWELEKAQRRITQALARRDLRPVFFHGRGGSVSRGGAPAGRAIAAQPLGTVHGKLRITEQGEVVSANYANRGTAINHLELLASSVLLQMRPRVQEAPDPEHVDALEALSGVSQAAYSNLLHLPGFIDYFQQASPVEELAMLKIGSRPARRFGAASLSDLRAIPWVFAWSQNRHLLTGWYGFGTALSSFRQVRGREGDRILADMFDRHPLFRLMVDEVEKSLLLSDMQIAAHYASLVKDGAVRARVLGLVRDEHAKSVEAIGYVTGSSAIGARFPKMRGRTERIRPQLDRINRLQVDLLSAFRSAPTDRAPIPLMQSMNAIAAGLGWTG; translated from the coding sequence TCTGCCGCCGCCCGAAGACGCGGGGCCGTTCCTGCAGGCGGCGAGCATCTGGTTTCAGCTTTGCCGGATCATCGAGGAAAACGCCGAGGTCCGCGACCGCCGGATGACCGAGGCGCGCGACGGCGCCGACGCGGTTGACGGCAGTTTTGCCATGGCGCTCTCAGCCATCGACCCCGGCATGTCGGCGGGAACCTTCGAAGGGATGACCGGCCGGCTTTCGGTTGGCCCGACACTGACGGCGCATCCGACCGAGGCCAAGCGGGTCACGGTGCTGGAGATTCACCGGCGCATCTACCGGCTGCTCGTCGAGCTGGAAACCCAGCGCTGGACCCCGCGGGAGCGCGAGGACCTGCTGTCGGATATCGAAAGCGAGATCGACCTCCTCTGGATGACGGGTGAACTGCGGCTCGAACGTCCGAGCCTGACGGACGAGATCGAATGGGGTCTGCAATTCTTCCGCGACAGCATCTTCGACGCGGTGCCGCAGCTCTTCGACCGTTTCATCGCGGCGACCCGCACGCGGTTCGGTGATGCGATCGAGGTGACCCCCTGCATCAAGTTCCACTCCTGGATCGGCGGCGACCGCGACGGCAACCCGAACGTGACGGCGGAAGTCACGCGCGCGGCGCTCGACCGCGCGCGGGCGGCCATCCTGGACCACTATGTGGAGCGCCTCGGCGCTGCGGCCGCAAAAATCAGCGTCACCTCGCGGATCGTGACCATTCCGCCGACAACGGCTGAGGCGATCCGCGCCATCGTCGCGGCGACGGGGCGGGCGGCGGACTACCAGGCCCGCAATCCGGGCGAGCTGTTCCGCCAGGCGCTGTCCGTGATCGCGGAACGTCTCGGCGCGACTGCGAACCGACAGAGGACGGGCTATCCGACACCGGGCCATTTCGTTGCCGATCTGCGTAGTCTCGACGACGCCCTCGTCGACATCGGCGCGGGACGCATCGCCGAGCGGTTCCTGCGCCCGATCCGGTGGCAGGCGACGGTGTTCGGCTTTCGGACCGCCACGCTCGATGTTCGGCAGAACTCGACCGTGACGACGACGGCGCTGGCCGAGATCTGGTCCCTGTCCGCCGCGCCGCCCGCCTACGGGTCGAAGGAGTGGTCGAGCCGCCTCCGGCGGGAGATCGGCCTGCCCGACCTGACCTATGTGAATCGCGATCGGCTGAGCGACGCGACACGAGAGCTTCTCTCCCTTCTGACGCTCATGCGGGAAGCGCGGCTTTCGGACGATCCGGACGCGATCGGCCCCTTCATCCTGTCGATGACGCGGTCCTGCGACGACATCCTCGGGGTCTACCTTCTCGCGCGCTATGCCGGTTTCGGGGCGGAAACGCTCGACCTGCGCGTCGTGCCGCTTTTCGAGACCATCGACGATCTGCGCAATGCGCCCCGGATCTTCGACGAGCTTCTGGCCGTTCCCCTCGCCTATCGCAGCCTTCGGTCGCGGGACGGCACGATAGAGGTGATGCTCGGCTATTCCGACAGCAACAAGGATGGCGGGTTCGTCTGTTCGACCTGGGAACTCGAAAAGGCGCAGCGGCGGATCACGCAGGCGCTCGCCCGTCGCGATCTGAGGCCGGTCTTCTTCCACGGGCGCGGCGGATCGGTCAGCCGTGGCGGCGCGCCCGCCGGCCGCGCCATTGCCGCGCAGCCTTTGGGCACCGTGCACGGCAAGTTGCGGATCACCGAGCAGGGAGAGGTCGTCTCGGCGAACTACGCCAACCGCGGCACCGCCATCAATCACCTGGAGCTTCTGGCCTCCTCGGTTCTGCTGCAGATGCGCCCGCGCGTGCAGGAGGCGCCTGACCCCGAGCATGTGGACGCGCTGGAGGCGCTATCGGGTGTGTCGCAGGCGGCCTATTCCAATCTTCTGCACCTTCCCGGATTCATCGACTACTTCCAGCAGGCAAGCCCGGTCGAAGAGCTCGCGATGCTCAAGATCGGATCGCGGCCGGCGCGGCGGTTCGGCGCGGCCAGCCTTTCCGATCTCAGGGCCATTCCCTGGGTGTTCGCCTGGTCGCAGAACCGGCACCTCCTGACCGGCTGGTACGGGTTCGGCACGGCGCTGTCGTCGTTCCGTCAGGTGCGGGGGCGGGAGGGCGACAGGATCCTCGCCGACATGTTCGACCGCCACCCGCTCTTCCGCCTGATGGTGGACGAGGTCGAGAAGTCGCTGCTGCTGAGCGACATGCAGATCGCGGCGCATTATGCCAGCCTCGTGAAGGACGGTGCGGTGCGGGCGCGGGTGCTTGGCCTTGTCCGCGACGAACACGCGAAATCGGTCGAGGCGATCGGCTATGTGACGGGGAGCTCCGCCATCGGCGCCCGCTTTCCGAAGATGCGCGGGCGGACGGAAAGGATCCGGCCGCAGCTCGACCGGATCAACCGGCTTCAGGTGGACCTGCTATCGGCCTTTCGCTCGGCGCCGACGGACCGGGCCCCGATCCCGCTGATGCAATCCATGAATGCCATCGCTGCCGGGCTCGGCTGGACGGGCTAG
- a CDS encoding cupin domain-containing protein: MKPVEAGARRIANIKDAAFTPFVYPDGVALGDSILQLDDSHPLGEGFHVYRMPAGMRTRSHRHNGHEQFLILEGELHESDGTVFRAGDLVFYQDGTEHNSWTPEGCVLAVHIASAETPLD, from the coding sequence ATGAAACCCGTCGAAGCCGGCGCGCGCCGGATCGCCAACATCAAGGACGCCGCGTTCACGCCCTTTGTCTATCCGGACGGCGTGGCGCTGGGCGACAGCATTCTGCAACTCGACGACAGCCACCCTCTGGGCGAGGGATTCCATGTCTACCGGATGCCCGCCGGGATGCGGACCCGCAGCCACCGCCATAACGGGCATGAACAGTTCCTGATCCTCGAGGGCGAGCTGCACGAGAGCGACGGCACGGTATTTCGTGCGGGCGATCTGGTGTTTTACCAAGACGGGACCGAACACAATTCCTGGACCCCTGAGGGCTGCGTCCTGGCCGTCCACATTGCGTCCGCGGAAACGCCGCTGGACTAG
- a CDS encoding transporter substrate-binding protein: protein MLASGAAALVAPRMAFAQKETIKIGVLNSLSGTTATSETTLKDTMLMLIGQQNAKDGVLGKKREAVVVDPASDWPLFAEKARELLTVDKGAVLFCCRISVSRKSVLPDIEELNGLLFHPVQYEGEESSKNVFYPGAAPNQQAIPAVDCFLEELGVEKFALLGTDYVYPRTTNNILDAYPRHDRRVPDEIYDLFLMLKEMTRRRGGDLSGGQQQLAIARAMIMRPKVLLLDEPTEGTQPNIIQEIGHVISHIKARGNVAIVLVEQHFDFAWTLADRAYVFDRGTVAISGRMEDLSVDTVREQFYI, encoded by the coding sequence ATGCTGGCCTCCGGTGCCGCCGCGCTCGTCGCGCCGCGCATGGCCTTCGCACAGAAAGAGACGATCAAGATCGGCGTCCTGAATTCGCTCTCGGGGACGACGGCGACCTCGGAGACGACGCTCAAGGACACGATGCTGATGCTGATCGGCCAGCAGAACGCCAAGGACGGCGTTCTGGGCAAGAAGCGCGAAGCCGTGGTTGTGGACCCCGCCTCCGACTGGCCGCTGTTCGCCGAAAAGGCGCGCGAGCTGCTGACCGTCGACAAGGGCGCGGTCCTGTTCTGCTGCCGGATCAGCGTCAGCCGCAAGTCGGTCCTGCCTGACATCGAAGAGCTGAACGGGCTTCTGTTCCATCCCGTGCAATACGAAGGCGAAGAAAGCTCCAAAAACGTCTTCTACCCCGGGGCCGCGCCCAACCAGCAGGCGATCCCGGCGGTCGATTGCTTCCTCGAGGAGCTTGGCGTCGAGAAGTTCGCGCTTCTCGGCACCGACTACGTCTATCCGCGCACGACGAACAACATCCTTGACGCCTATCCTCGGCACGACCGCCGCGTGCCCGACGAGATCTACGACCTGTTCCTGATGCTGAAGGAGATGACCCGACGGCGCGGCGGGGATCTTTCCGGTGGTCAGCAGCAGCTTGCCATCGCCCGCGCCATGATCATGCGGCCGAAGGTCCTGCTGTTGGATGAACCGACCGAAGGCACCCAGCCCAACATCATCCAAGAGATCGGGCACGTGATTTCCCATATCAAGGCGCGGGGCAATGTCGCGATCGTGCTGGTCGAGCAGCATTTCGACTTCGCCTGGACGCTCGCCGACCGGGCCTATGTATTCGATCGGGGAACGGTCGCGATCTCCGGCCGCATGGAGGATCTTTCCGTGGATACGGTGCGGGAGCAGTTCTACATCTGA
- the glnT gene encoding type III glutamate--ammonia ligase: MAFDLEEWAKSKGVKYFMVSFTDLFGGQRAKLVPTQAINEMAVDGAGFAGFATWLDLTPAHPDMMAVPDPSSAIQLPWKPEVAWVAANCVMEGKPLAQAPRNVLRKLVDEAAKEGLRVKTGVEPEFFLLAPEGDKVSDPWDTAEKPCYDQQAIMRRYDVIAEVADYMMEFGWEPYQSDHEDATGQFEMNWKYDDVLRSADKLSFFKFMMKSVAEKHGLRATFMPKPFKGLTGSGCHAHISVWSLDGEKNVFADSSKELGLSDQGRHFLGGIMKHASALAAITNPTVNSYKRINAPRTSSGATWAPNTVTWTGNNRTHMVRVPGPGRFELRLPDGAANPYLMQAVILAAGIDGVRSKADPGRRYDIDMYQDGHKVKGAPKLPLNLLDALREYDKDKTLKAMMGEEFSDAYMKLKHKEWNSFVSHFSRWEHENTLDI, encoded by the coding sequence ATGGCCTTCGACCTCGAGGAGTGGGCAAAGTCCAAGGGTGTGAAGTACTTCATGGTATCCTTCACGGACCTTTTCGGCGGCCAGCGCGCCAAACTGGTGCCCACCCAGGCGATCAACGAAATGGCGGTAGACGGGGCGGGGTTCGCCGGTTTCGCGACCTGGCTTGACCTGACGCCCGCCCATCCCGACATGATGGCGGTTCCCGATCCCAGCTCGGCGATCCAGCTTCCCTGGAAACCGGAGGTCGCCTGGGTCGCCGCCAACTGCGTGATGGAAGGCAAGCCCCTGGCCCAGGCGCCGCGCAACGTGCTGCGCAAGCTGGTCGACGAGGCCGCGAAGGAAGGGCTGCGCGTCAAGACCGGCGTGGAGCCGGAATTCTTCCTGCTCGCGCCGGAGGGTGACAAGGTCTCCGACCCCTGGGACACGGCAGAGAAGCCCTGCTACGACCAGCAGGCGATCATGCGCCGCTACGACGTGATCGCCGAGGTCGCGGACTACATGATGGAGTTCGGCTGGGAACCCTATCAAAGCGACCACGAGGATGCGACCGGCCAGTTCGAGATGAACTGGAAATACGATGACGTGCTCCGGTCGGCCGACAAGCTGTCCTTCTTCAAGTTCATGATGAAGTCGGTCGCGGAGAAGCACGGCCTGCGCGCCACCTTCATGCCGAAGCCCTTCAAGGGTCTGACCGGGTCGGGCTGCCACGCCCATATCTCGGTCTGGAGCCTTGATGGCGAGAAGAACGTCTTTGCCGATAGCAGCAAGGAGCTCGGCCTGTCGGATCAGGGCCGCCATTTCCTCGGCGGCATCATGAAGCATGCCTCGGCGCTGGCTGCGATCACCAATCCCACGGTGAACAGCTACAAGCGCATCAACGCGCCGCGCACCTCCTCGGGCGCGACCTGGGCGCCGAACACGGTGACCTGGACCGGCAACAACCGGACCCACATGGTCCGCGTCCCCGGCCCCGGCCGGTTCGAGCTGCGCCTGCCCGACGGCGCCGCGAACCCCTACCTGATGCAGGCCGTCATCCTTGCCGCCGGCATCGACGGCGTGCGCAGCAAGGCCGATCCGGGCCGCCGCTACGACATCGACATGTACCAGGACGGCCACAAGGTTAAGGGCGCGCCGAAACTGCCGCTGAACCTTCTCGACGCGCTGCGCGAATACGACAAGGACAAAACCCTGAAGGCGATGATGGGCGAGGAGTTTTCCGACGCCTACATGAAGCTGAAGCACAAGGAGTGGAACAGCTTCGTATCGCATTTCTCGCGCTGGGAACACGAGAACACTCTGGACATCTGA